A region from the Nonlabens sp. YIK11 genome encodes:
- the ruvX gene encoding Holliday junction resolvase RuvX: protein MGRILAIDYGKKRTGIAVTDPMKIIASGLCTVATYELNKWLEEYIVSEDVETIVIGEPKQMDYTDSELGGVINAFAKALQVKYPNIKIERMDERFTSKMAFQTMIDSGLNKKQRRNKALVDEIAATIILQSYMDRIR from the coding sequence ATGGGACGCATACTGGCGATAGATTATGGGAAAAAACGCACCGGCATTGCCGTAACAGATCCCATGAAGATCATTGCGTCGGGTTTGTGTACCGTAGCGACCTATGAACTTAATAAGTGGTTGGAAGAGTATATTGTGAGTGAAGATGTAGAGACGATCGTCATAGGTGAGCCCAAGCAAATGGATTATACCGATAGTGAGTTGGGTGGCGTGATTAACGCTTTCGCGAAAGCGTTACAAGTCAAATACCCTAACATCAAGATAGAACGCATGGATGAACGTTTTACCTCAAAGATGGCTTTCCAGACCATGATCGATAGTGGTTTGAATAAAAAACAACGTCGCAACAAAGCTCTGGTAGACGAGATAGCTGCGACCATCATCCTTCAATCCTATATGGATAGAATAAGATAA
- a CDS encoding ATP-grasp fold amidoligase family protein codes for MSNPIRHFAMRTLRKMRWLPPKFYVKCHYEYFSGKKMDLENPLEFNEKLEWYKVFYHPKILNQLADKYAVRAYVEQKIGSQYLNELYGVYKKGEEIPFNELPERFVIKATHASGFNIIVKDKSNLDRKKTIKKLNKWLGINQYYRKGQEWAYKDIEPRIVVEKFLEEEGRSFLVDYKFYCFNGEIKFFTAHLDRFTGHNHTTYDVDFNLLPFGHETLHDNAAETIEKPSNLEEMITLATKLSENLPFVRVDFYSIDGKTIFGELTLYPADARLKWLPEEYNKIIGDYFVLPELNEENEPITSFP; via the coding sequence ATGTCAAATCCGATACGTCATTTTGCAATGCGCACTTTGAGAAAAATGCGCTGGTTACCACCTAAATTTTATGTGAAATGTCATTATGAATATTTCTCAGGAAAGAAAATGGATCTGGAGAATCCGTTAGAATTCAACGAAAAATTAGAATGGTACAAAGTTTTTTATCATCCCAAGATTTTAAACCAATTAGCAGATAAATATGCCGTTAGAGCCTATGTAGAGCAAAAAATAGGCTCACAATACCTCAACGAATTGTACGGAGTTTACAAAAAAGGTGAGGAAATACCCTTTAATGAACTACCAGAGCGATTTGTAATTAAAGCCACTCATGCGAGTGGTTTCAACATCATTGTAAAGGATAAGTCAAATCTGGATAGAAAAAAAACCATAAAGAAACTCAATAAATGGTTAGGCATCAATCAATATTACCGGAAAGGTCAAGAATGGGCCTATAAGGATATTGAACCCAGGATTGTTGTAGAAAAATTTCTAGAAGAAGAAGGAAGATCCTTTTTAGTCGATTATAAATTTTATTGTTTTAATGGAGAAATCAAGTTCTTCACAGCTCACTTAGATAGATTTACCGGTCATAACCATACCACTTATGATGTAGATTTTAATCTGCTACCATTCGGTCATGAAACACTTCACGACAATGCAGCTGAGACGATCGAAAAGCCTAGCAATCTTGAAGAGATGATCACGCTAGCGACTAAATTATCTGAAAACTTACCTTTTGTCAGAGTGGACTTTTATTCTATTGACGGTAAAACAATTTTTGGAGAACTTACACTCTATCCAGCTGATGCTCGGCTTAAATGGCTTCCCGAGGAATACAATAAGATTATAGGAGATTATTTTGTCTTACCAGAGCTCAATGAAGAAAACGAGCCCATCACTAGTTTTCCTTAG
- a CDS encoding lipopolysaccharide kinase InaA family protein, protein MHIKLERIMRSEIFVSSTLSRKQFQNILELFHESNRKLGDDRNEIKIVEFENRRLVVKSFKVPNIVNQIAYRFFRKSKAERSYLNAIYLKNNGIGTPEPVAYLEQRRAVGFYKSYYVSEYASHDFTFRELIHDDSIENKIEILESFTQFVYRMHEAQIYFLDNSPGNTLISINETSYKFYLVDLNRMKFYDIPVEDRLKNFERLSPQKWMYEIMGAKYAELAGLDEDQTIQTMWHHAEKFRQYFQNKKRLKKKFKKFI, encoded by the coding sequence TTGCACATCAAACTTGAAAGGATCATGCGCAGTGAGATATTTGTGAGTAGTACGCTTTCGCGAAAGCAGTTTCAAAACATCCTGGAGCTTTTTCACGAATCTAATCGAAAACTGGGTGATGATCGCAATGAAATCAAGATCGTGGAATTTGAGAACAGAAGGCTGGTCGTCAAGTCTTTTAAAGTTCCTAACATCGTGAATCAAATTGCTTATCGTTTTTTTAGAAAATCAAAAGCAGAGCGCTCATATCTAAATGCTATTTATCTAAAAAACAATGGTATAGGAACTCCTGAGCCTGTTGCTTACCTAGAGCAGCGGCGAGCAGTAGGTTTTTATAAAAGTTACTATGTCAGTGAGTATGCCTCACATGATTTTACCTTTAGGGAATTGATTCACGACGATTCCATTGAAAATAAGATTGAGATTCTAGAGTCTTTTACGCAGTTTGTATATCGTATGCATGAGGCACAGATCTACTTTTTGGATAACTCACCTGGCAATACCTTAATTTCTATAAATGAAACCAGCTATAAATTTTACCTAGTTGATTTGAATAGGATGAAGTTTTATGACATACCAGTGGAAGATCGACTTAAAAATTTTGAAAGGCTGTCACCTCAAAAGTGGATGTATGAAATCATGGGTGCTAAATATGCAGAACTAGCAGGACTCGATGAAGATCAGACCATTCAAACTATGTGGCATCATGCAGAAAAGTTCAGGCAGTATTTCCAAAACAAAAAGCGTTTAAAAAAGAAATTCAAAAAATTCATCTAA
- a CDS encoding stealth family protein, producing MNQTETTIDAVILWVDGNDKEHRKKMLPYLEVSSKINDEGFRTRFDQVNEIEFTVYSILKFAPFIRNIFIITDNQTPSFLKDKGSNHSFHKVVIVDHKEVFDGFEEYLPTFNNRSIESCLHRIPNLAEHFIYMNDDFFLINKTVPEDFFRNGLPVLRGKWLNLDENIFYKKFSKQRYGHKYAQQASAKLAGHSRYYNFRHTPHPMRKSTLAEYFSKHQGVFLNNIQHRFRNKTQVLPQGLSNHLEIKNKTCYLENDLKLIYFRSYKKPLPWYKYKLQYRSSDKLFMGLQSLDRCPPKTLNFFFDWLTNRILS from the coding sequence ATGAATCAAACAGAAACTACAATAGATGCAGTCATTTTGTGGGTTGATGGAAATGATAAGGAACACCGCAAAAAAATGCTTCCTTATCTCGAGGTAAGTTCTAAAATCAATGATGAAGGATTTAGAACCAGGTTTGATCAAGTAAATGAAATTGAATTTACGGTATATTCAATCCTTAAGTTCGCTCCGTTCATTAGAAATATCTTCATCATCACAGATAATCAAACACCTAGTTTTCTTAAAGATAAAGGATCTAATCATTCATTTCACAAGGTTGTAATAGTGGATCATAAAGAGGTGTTTGACGGATTTGAAGAGTACTTGCCTACATTTAACAACAGGTCCATCGAGAGCTGTCTACATAGAATACCCAACCTCGCTGAGCATTTTATTTATATGAATGATGACTTTTTCCTCATCAACAAAACCGTGCCAGAGGATTTCTTTAGAAATGGTCTTCCGGTTCTGAGAGGTAAATGGCTGAATCTTGATGAGAATATTTTTTATAAAAAATTCAGCAAGCAACGTTATGGTCATAAATATGCCCAACAGGCCTCTGCAAAACTCGCGGGACATTCACGATATTATAATTTCAGACATACACCTCACCCGATGAGGAAATCGACTCTTGCGGAATATTTCTCTAAACATCAGGGTGTTTTTTTAAACAATATCCAGCACAGATTTAGAAATAAAACTCAGGTATTGCCGCAAGGATTGTCCAACCATCTTGAGATAAAAAATAAAACTTGTTATCTAGAAAATGACTTAAAACTCATCTACTTTAGATCCTACAAGAAACCTTTGCCTTGGTACAAGTACAAACTACAATACAGATCTAGCGACAAATTATTTATGGGTCTTCAAAGTCTTGATCGTTGTCCACCAAAAACTCTTAATTTCTTTTTTGATTGGTTGACAAACCGAATTTTATCTTGA
- a CDS encoding glycosyltransferase family 2 protein: MQKYKISAIVPCYNESHNIVEVLKSVEFCDEVVLVDSNSTDNTVALAQPYINKLLVREYEHSASQKNWAIPQAANEWILLVDADERVTPALKEEILNLFEKIDEQPHVGYWIGRLNFFMGKQVRYSGWKNDKVIRFFRKSKCRYADKHVHSEIIADGSVGYLKNKLTHYKYVGIDAHMRKLQRYASHQALDYDQKTGKITFFHIIIKPIWSFTKHYFIQRGFLDGFVGLTIAYLRGYMVFMRYVKLWLLRRGID; encoded by the coding sequence ATGCAGAAGTACAAGATATCGGCTATAGTTCCCTGCTATAATGAGTCACATAATATAGTAGAGGTTTTAAAATCGGTTGAATTTTGCGATGAGGTGGTTCTCGTTGACAGTAACAGCACAGATAACACTGTGGCTCTTGCCCAGCCATACATAAATAAGCTGCTTGTTAGGGAATATGAGCATAGTGCAAGCCAGAAGAATTGGGCCATTCCACAAGCAGCTAATGAATGGATTTTATTGGTAGATGCTGATGAAAGAGTAACTCCAGCACTCAAGGAAGAGATCCTAAACTTATTTGAAAAAATTGATGAGCAACCTCATGTAGGTTACTGGATAGGTAGGCTTAATTTTTTCATGGGTAAACAAGTGCGTTACAGTGGTTGGAAAAATGATAAAGTCATACGCTTTTTTAGAAAGTCGAAATGTCGCTATGCCGACAAACATGTCCATTCTGAAATCATTGCCGATGGTAGCGTAGGATATCTCAAAAACAAACTGACTCATTATAAGTATGTAGGGATCGATGCGCACATGAGAAAGCTACAGCGATACGCCTCTCATCAAGCCTTAGATTATGATCAAAAGACAGGGAAAATCACTTTCTTTCATATCATCATCAAACCTATATGGTCGTTCACAAAACACTATTTCATCCAGCGCGGTTTTCTTGACGGCTTTGTAGGATTGACTATAGCCTATTTGAGAGGTTACATGGTGTTTATGCGCTACGTCAAGTTATGGTTGCTACGCAGAGGTATTGATTAA
- a CDS encoding 2,3,4,5-tetrahydropyridine-2,6-dicarboxylate N-succinyltransferase, translating into MEQIKNIIENAWEDRSLLENKVTQDAIRNVVDLLDSGELRVAQPTDNGWQVNEWVKKAVVLYFPIQKMETIECGPLEFHDKIPLKTGYKDKGIRVVPHAVARHGAYISKGVILMPSYVNIGAHIEEGTMVDTWATVGSCAQIGANVHLSGGVGIGGVLEPLQAAPVIIEDNAFIGSRCIVVEGVRVEKEAVLGANVVLTASTKIIDVTGDEPKEMKGVVPARSVVIPGSYAKEFPAGTFNVPCALIIGTRKESTNKKTSLNDALREYDVAV; encoded by the coding sequence TTGGAACAGATAAAGAACATCATCGAGAACGCGTGGGAAGACCGCAGCCTTTTAGAAAATAAAGTAACACAAGATGCAATACGCAACGTGGTAGATCTACTGGATAGTGGTGAACTGCGCGTCGCACAACCTACAGACAACGGCTGGCAGGTAAATGAATGGGTGAAGAAAGCGGTCGTGCTTTATTTCCCAATCCAGAAAATGGAAACCATAGAATGTGGTCCTCTTGAATTTCACGATAAAATCCCGCTTAAAACGGGTTATAAAGATAAAGGCATAAGAGTAGTACCCCATGCGGTGGCACGTCATGGAGCCTACATTTCCAAAGGAGTGATCTTGATGCCCAGTTACGTAAACATAGGTGCGCACATTGAGGAAGGAACCATGGTAGACACCTGGGCAACCGTAGGTAGCTGCGCCCAGATAGGTGCCAATGTGCATTTGAGTGGTGGCGTAGGTATAGGCGGTGTTCTTGAGCCACTACAAGCCGCTCCAGTAATCATTGAGGATAATGCTTTCATAGGATCGCGTTGTATCGTTGTAGAAGGTGTGCGCGTGGAGAAAGAAGCTGTTTTAGGTGCTAATGTGGTACTTACCGCGAGCACAAAAATCATTGACGTGACTGGTGATGAACCTAAAGAGATGAAAGGCGTTGTTCCTGCAAGATCTGTAGTGATCCCTGGTAGTTATGCTAAAGAATTCCCAGCAGGAACCTTTAATGTGCCTTGCGCCCTAATCATAGGAACCCGAAAGGAAAGCACCAACAAAAAGACGTCGCTCAACGATGCCCTGCGCGAGTATGATGTGGCAGTGTAA
- a CDS encoding glycosyl transferase, giving the protein MKLKEWPSSLYHSYRLSRINISQLIDRDVPEIDAIVSLTSIPSRLGTIHITLKSIMLQDCKPKKIVLWLHKDLEGTLPTSLTDLTQGLLEIRYSDYTFSHRKLIHSVVEFPDDMIITVDDDIIYHPSTLSSLYKAAIKNPKKVTSHRGRNISFDDKGKVLPYAQWKYANKDTADKNWFMPIGAFTVAYPAGVLNEQVTDVDTFMRITPKNDDPWFKVMALLNWNNSVISGYDLPEPIPIAGTQKISLKKVNVDKDFNREQMENILNEFPELRKLINTSA; this is encoded by the coding sequence ATGAAACTCAAAGAGTGGCCATCTTCTTTATATCATAGTTACCGTCTAAGTAGGATAAATATTTCTCAACTCATTGACAGAGACGTTCCAGAAATAGACGCGATTGTTTCCCTAACTTCAATACCATCTAGACTAGGTACTATTCACATTACATTGAAGAGTATCATGCTACAAGATTGTAAGCCAAAGAAAATCGTTTTATGGCTTCATAAAGATCTAGAGGGTACGTTACCAACATCACTTACAGATTTGACTCAAGGCTTGTTAGAGATCAGATACTCAGATTACACTTTTTCACATAGAAAACTCATTCATAGTGTGGTCGAGTTTCCTGATGACATGATCATCACCGTTGACGATGACATTATTTATCATCCATCAACTTTGTCCAGCCTTTATAAAGCAGCCATCAAAAACCCCAAGAAGGTGACTTCTCATAGAGGCCGTAATATTTCGTTTGATGATAAAGGTAAAGTGTTGCCCTATGCTCAATGGAAATACGCAAACAAAGATACGGCAGACAAAAACTGGTTCATGCCTATTGGTGCTTTTACGGTAGCTTATCCTGCAGGTGTTTTAAACGAACAAGTCACTGATGTAGATACCTTTATGAGAATTACTCCCAAGAATGATGATCCATGGTTTAAAGTGATGGCTTTGTTGAATTGGAATAACAGCGTGATTTCTGGATATGACCTTCCAGAACCTATTCCTATTGCAGGAACCCAAAAGATCTCACTTAAGAAAGTCAATGTAGATAAGGATTTTAATAGAGAGCAAATGGAAAACATACTTAATGAATTTCCTGAACTCAGAAAATTAATCAATACCTCTGCGTAG
- the pepT gene encoding peptidase T — MEKQAIIDRFVSYITIDTESDPASETTPSTDKQWNLARKLHQELIDMGMQDVSIDENAYVMATLPSNVDFEVPTIGFISHFDSTPDFTGKNIKPQIIEKYDGRDIPLKGSDLVLSPDYFEDLKQYKGQTIITTDGTTLLAADDKAGITEIMTAMKHLMDHPEIKHGAIKVGFTPDEEIGRGAHKFDVAKFGADWAYTMDGSQIGELEYENFNAAGAVVTFTGKIVHPGYAKGKMINSMYIATEFIDSLPRLETPEHTEDYQGFFHLHNMKGAVEKTELHYIIRDHDKAHFEARKNVMHKLAADMNAQYEREAVSIEIKDQYFNMREKVEPVMHIVDIAEQAMKDLDIEPIIKPIRGGTDGSQLSYMGLPCPNIFAGGHNFHGPYEYVPVESMIAASKVIVRIAELVAKKKSPKK; from the coding sequence ATGGAAAAACAAGCCATTATTGACCGGTTTGTAAGTTATATTACGATTGATACAGAGTCAGATCCAGCAAGTGAGACCACGCCCAGCACAGATAAACAGTGGAATCTTGCACGCAAACTGCATCAGGAATTGATCGACATGGGAATGCAGGATGTGAGCATTGACGAGAATGCTTATGTGATGGCGACGCTACCTAGTAATGTGGATTTTGAAGTGCCCACAATTGGATTTATTTCCCACTTTGACAGCACTCCAGATTTTACGGGAAAAAACATCAAGCCACAGATTATAGAGAAATATGACGGGCGCGATATTCCGTTAAAAGGCAGCGACCTGGTGCTCTCACCAGACTACTTTGAGGACCTTAAACAATACAAAGGCCAGACCATCATCACTACCGATGGTACTACCCTACTCGCTGCAGATGATAAAGCAGGAATCACAGAGATCATGACGGCGATGAAGCACCTTATGGATCATCCAGAAATTAAGCATGGAGCAATTAAGGTAGGTTTCACTCCAGATGAAGAAATAGGTCGTGGCGCCCATAAATTTGATGTGGCAAAATTTGGTGCAGATTGGGCCTACACCATGGACGGCAGCCAGATAGGCGAATTGGAATATGAAAACTTCAACGCAGCTGGAGCTGTAGTGACATTTACAGGTAAAATCGTACATCCTGGCTATGCCAAGGGAAAGATGATCAACTCGATGTACATCGCTACAGAGTTTATAGATTCTTTGCCTAGACTGGAAACTCCAGAACATACTGAAGATTACCAAGGTTTTTTCCACTTACACAATATGAAAGGTGCTGTTGAAAAGACAGAGCTACACTACATCATACGCGATCACGATAAAGCCCATTTTGAGGCTCGTAAGAATGTGATGCACAAACTCGCTGCAGACATGAACGCTCAATATGAGCGTGAAGCAGTTAGCATCGAGATTAAGGATCAATATTTCAATATGAGGGAAAAGGTGGAGCCTGTCATGCATATCGTTGATATTGCAGAGCAAGCAATGAAAGATCTAGACATTGAACCTATCATAAAACCCATACGTGGTGGAACCGATGGTTCCCAATTGAGTTATATGGGATTACCTTGTCCCAATATTTTTGCTGGCGGCCACAATTTTCATGGACCCTATGAGTATGTACCCGTAGAAAGCATGATCGCAGCCAGTAAAGTGATTGTGAGAATTGCAGAGTTGGTTGCAAAGAAGAAATCACCTAAAAAATAA
- a CDS encoding glycosyltransferase family 2 protein, protein MVQEPVISVIISTYNSLEWLKKTLWSYEQQTFRDFEIIIADDGSDEETANFIKEYQPKSNRKIIHIWHEDNGFQKSAILNKALLACSTEYVVMSDGDCLAREDFLQVHYERRKEGYFLSGGYYKLPLDLSQKITKDDILTQKCFNLQWLKRNGLPESYKTQKLNSGFVQANIMERLTPTNASWNGHNSSGWKKDLLAVNGFDERMQYGGQDRELGERLFNYGIKSIQIRYSAICLHLDHSRGYKTQESIEKNKAIRKNTKTSKSAFTEYGIIKRSPIKQQD, encoded by the coding sequence ATGGTCCAAGAACCCGTCATCTCAGTAATTATAAGTACTTACAACTCGTTAGAGTGGCTAAAAAAAACGCTGTGGAGTTATGAGCAACAAACTTTCAGAGACTTTGAAATCATCATTGCAGATGATGGTTCTGATGAGGAAACAGCCAATTTTATAAAAGAATACCAACCAAAATCCAATCGAAAAATAATTCATATATGGCATGAGGATAACGGATTTCAAAAAAGTGCCATTCTCAATAAGGCACTTTTAGCTTGCTCTACAGAGTACGTTGTGATGAGTGATGGAGACTGTCTCGCCCGAGAGGACTTCCTTCAGGTACATTATGAAAGGCGTAAGGAAGGATATTTTCTTTCTGGCGGTTATTATAAACTACCATTGGATCTTTCCCAAAAAATCACCAAAGACGATATCCTAACCCAAAAATGTTTCAATCTACAGTGGCTTAAGAGAAACGGTTTACCAGAAAGTTATAAAACCCAGAAGCTCAACTCTGGTTTTGTACAAGCAAATATCATGGAAAGATTGACACCTACCAATGCTAGTTGGAATGGTCATAATTCTAGCGGTTGGAAAAAAGACCTTTTGGCAGTTAATGGGTTTGACGAACGAATGCAGTATGGAGGACAGGACAGGGAACTAGGTGAGCGTCTTTTTAATTATGGTATTAAGTCTATCCAAATAAGATACAGCGCCATTTGTTTGCATCTGGATCATAGTCGTGGTTATAAAACCCAAGAATCTATCGAGAAGAACAAGGCTATCCGGAAGAATACTAAAACTTCAAAGTCTGCTTTTACAGAATATGGCATTATCAAAAGGTCACCAATAAAACAACAGGATTAG
- a CDS encoding CCA tRNA nucleotidyltransferase gives MPQHNFKEAIKSSVFQTLSQAAQDIGVDAYVIGGFVRDFLLERGNKQDIDIVAIGSGIELAQKTKELLPQSTKISIFKNYGTAMIKTNDLELEFVGARKESYDRGSRNPVVEDGTLEDDQNRRDFTINAMAFSLQPDNYGDLLDPFDGLDDLKKKVIKTPLDPDITYSDDPLRMLRAIRFASQLKFTIEPESFKSVQKNSCRIGIISNERIVTELNKIMMCDAPSHGFLLLEKSGLLELILPELTALKGIEEVEGQTHKDNFYHTLEVVDNISRNTDDLWLRWAAMLHDIGKAPTKRFSKKVGWTFHGHEFKGSKMVYHLFKRLRMPLNDKMKFVQQMVRMSSRPIAVIDEAATDSAVRRLVHDAGDHIEDLMTLCEADITTKNPKRFKKYHNNFQKVRDKIVEVEERDHVRNFQPPVTGEEIMQTFNLKPCREIGMIKSAIKEAILDGDIPNEHDAAYQLMLQKGEQLGLKPQTI, from the coding sequence ATGCCTCAGCATAATTTTAAGGAAGCGATAAAGTCCAGCGTGTTTCAAACGCTGAGTCAAGCAGCACAAGACATAGGTGTAGATGCCTATGTTATAGGTGGTTTTGTACGTGACTTTTTACTGGAAAGAGGCAACAAACAAGACATCGACATTGTGGCCATAGGCAGCGGAATTGAACTGGCACAAAAGACTAAAGAGCTGCTCCCACAAAGCACCAAGATCAGCATTTTCAAGAATTATGGAACAGCCATGATCAAAACCAATGATCTAGAATTGGAATTTGTGGGCGCGAGAAAAGAAAGCTATGATCGCGGCAGCCGCAATCCTGTCGTAGAAGATGGAACCCTTGAAGATGATCAAAACCGTCGTGATTTCACCATCAACGCGATGGCATTCTCATTACAACCTGATAATTACGGCGACTTATTGGATCCATTTGATGGGCTGGACGACTTGAAAAAGAAAGTCATCAAGACGCCACTAGATCCAGATATCACCTACAGTGACGATCCTTTACGCATGTTGCGTGCGATACGATTTGCAAGCCAGCTGAAGTTTACCATAGAACCAGAGTCCTTTAAAAGTGTTCAAAAAAATTCATGCCGCATCGGGATCATCTCTAACGAGCGCATCGTTACAGAACTCAATAAGATCATGATGTGCGATGCTCCATCACATGGATTCCTATTACTGGAAAAGTCAGGTCTACTAGAACTTATATTGCCAGAATTGACCGCTCTTAAAGGTATTGAAGAGGTAGAAGGACAAACGCACAAAGACAACTTTTATCACACACTGGAAGTGGTGGACAATATTTCCAGAAATACAGATGATCTATGGCTGCGATGGGCAGCCATGCTTCACGATATAGGTAAAGCACCTACTAAGCGATTTAGCAAAAAGGTAGGCTGGACCTTTCATGGTCACGAGTTTAAGGGGTCAAAAATGGTTTATCATCTTTTCAAAAGGTTGCGCATGCCACTTAACGATAAGATGAAGTTTGTACAGCAAATGGTGCGCATGTCTTCACGACCCATTGCGGTAATTGATGAGGCTGCCACAGACAGTGCCGTTAGGAGATTGGTACACGATGCTGGCGATCACATTGAGGATTTGATGACTCTTTGTGAGGCAGATATCACTACTAAAAACCCAAAGCGCTTCAAGAAATATCACAACAATTTCCAGAAAGTGCGTGATAAAATCGTCGAGGTTGAAGAACGTGATCACGTACGCAATTTCCAACCGCCGGTCACTGGCGAGGAAATCATGCAAACCTTCAACTTGAAGCCTTGCCGTGAGATAGGAATGATCAAATCTGCGATTAAAGAAGCCATATTGGACGGTGATATCCCTAACGAGCACGATGCAGCGTATCAATTGATGTTGCAAAAAGGTGAGCAATTAGGGTTAAAGCCTCAAACCATTTAA
- a CDS encoding L-threonylcarbamoyladenylate synthase — MSKSDRHKNRRDQVRGRENKKTKGPEIEVPKAIVQEAVAALKKGQTILYPTDTIYGIGCDATNYEAVEKIYEIKERDPSKSLLILVDSFPMLDQYIEEVPDMAWEVLKVNKDPLTIIYDRPKSVAENLIASDNSLAIRVTNDPLCRAIIKGLRKPIVSTSANISGQPSPVHFEDISEELKERINHIVDLPLPAKNVKPSAIMKISNNGVIKVIRK; from the coding sequence ATGAGTAAGAGCGATAGACATAAGAATAGAAGAGACCAAGTAAGAGGTCGCGAAAACAAGAAAACCAAGGGACCAGAAATAGAAGTTCCTAAAGCGATTGTTCAAGAAGCTGTTGCTGCGCTCAAAAAGGGCCAGACCATTCTTTACCCTACAGATACCATCTATGGTATAGGTTGCGATGCCACAAACTATGAGGCTGTAGAAAAGATTTATGAAATAAAGGAACGTGATCCATCAAAATCCCTTTTGATCCTCGTGGATAGTTTCCCAATGCTGGATCAATATATTGAAGAAGTTCCTGACATGGCTTGGGAAGTTCTTAAAGTCAATAAAGATCCATTGACCATTATCTATGATAGGCCTAAAAGCGTTGCAGAAAACCTCATCGCGAGCGACAACTCGCTTGCTATACGTGTGACCAACGATCCTTTGTGCCGCGCGATTATTAAAGGACTGCGCAAACCCATCGTTTCTACCAGCGCAAACATAAGCGGGCAACCTTCACCGGTTCATTTTGAAGACATTTCAGAGGAACTGAAAGAGCGCATTAATCACATCGTGGATCTACCTTTACCAGCTAAAAACGTCAAACCTAGCGCCATCATGAAAATATCCAACAACGGCGTGATCAAGGTCATTAGAAAGTAA
- the def gene encoding peptide deformylase, with product MILPIVAYGDPVLRKEAQEITVDYPKLEEVIENMWETMYNAAGVGLAAPQVGLPIRMFMIDTEPFSDDPDLSEQEQKELAGFKKAFINAQILEETGDEWSFNEGCLSIPNVREDVFRPEKVTIQYQDENFKTYTETYDGLIARVIQHEYDHIEGILFTDKISSLKKRLIKNKLNNISKGKTSVDYRMRFPDAKGRR from the coding sequence ATGATTTTACCAATAGTTGCTTACGGTGATCCAGTGTTGCGCAAGGAAGCGCAAGAAATAACGGTAGATTATCCTAAGCTGGAAGAAGTAATCGAGAACATGTGGGAAACCATGTATAACGCTGCTGGTGTAGGCCTTGCCGCGCCACAGGTAGGATTGCCCATACGCATGTTCATGATCGACACAGAGCCTTTTAGCGATGACCCAGATTTGAGCGAGCAGGAGCAAAAGGAGCTTGCGGGCTTTAAAAAGGCATTTATTAATGCTCAAATCCTAGAAGAGACCGGTGATGAATGGTCTTTTAATGAAGGTTGTTTAAGCATACCTAACGTTCGTGAAGATGTTTTTAGACCTGAAAAGGTTACCATCCAATACCAAGACGAAAACTTCAAAACTTATACAGAAACATACGATGGTTTGATCGCCAGAGTCATACAGCATGAGTACGACCACATTGAAGGGATTTTATTTACCGATAAAATTTCCAGCCTCAAAAAGCGTTTGATCAAGAATAAATTAAATAACATATCTAAAGGGAAAACAAGTGTAGATTACCGCATGCGTTTTCCTGATGCAAAAGGCCGCAGATAA